A portion of the Stigmatella aurantiaca DW4/3-1 genome contains these proteins:
- a CDS encoding oxidoreductase, translating to MSKVWLITGSSRGLGRELAKAVLAAGHRLVATARKPEDLQSLVAQYGERVRAVGLDVAEPAAARAAVAVATSAFGRLDVVVNNAGYANVNSIEDVAEDDFRAQIETNFFGVVNVTRAALPILRAQREGHIIQISSIGGRGSTPGLAAYQSAKWAVGGFSEVLAKEVGSLGIRVTVVEPGGMRTDWAGSSMKTGDIQSDYQSTVGAMVAYRHENPDIMRGDPAKCAQAILQVASEKEPPLRLLLGSDAVFLSGLIAEARAEEDAKWRALSLSTDFDGLAPFSESPVAKLAKPGRG from the coding sequence ATGTCAAAGGTTTGGCTCATCACCGGAAGCTCTCGCGGCCTCGGCCGTGAACTCGCGAAGGCTGTGCTTGCCGCGGGCCACCGCCTCGTGGCCACGGCGCGCAAGCCCGAAGACCTCCAGTCGCTTGTCGCGCAGTACGGCGAGCGGGTGCGCGCCGTCGGGCTCGATGTGGCGGAGCCTGCCGCGGCGCGCGCGGCCGTGGCCGTGGCGACGTCCGCTTTCGGGCGTCTCGACGTGGTCGTCAACAACGCCGGGTACGCGAACGTCAACTCGATCGAGGACGTCGCGGAGGATGACTTTCGCGCTCAAATCGAGACGAATTTTTTCGGCGTCGTGAACGTGACGCGGGCCGCGCTGCCCATCCTCCGCGCGCAACGCGAGGGCCACATCATCCAGATCTCCTCTATCGGGGGACGCGGCTCGACCCCGGGCCTTGCGGCCTACCAATCCGCGAAGTGGGCAGTGGGCGGCTTCTCGGAAGTCCTCGCGAAAGAAGTGGGGAGTCTGGGCATTCGTGTCACCGTCGTCGAGCCCGGTGGGATGCGCACCGATTGGGCGGGGTCTTCCATGAAGACGGGCGACATCCAGAGCGATTATCAGTCAACCGTCGGTGCGATGGTCGCGTACCGGCATGAGAACCCCGACATCATGCGGGGCGATCCGGCGAAGTGCGCGCAGGCCATTCTCCAGGTGGCCTCTGAAAAGGAGCCGCCGCTCCGGCTTCTGCTGGGCTCCGACGCCGTGTTTCTTTCGGGCCTCATTGCCGAGGCGCGCGCGGAAGAGGACGCGAAGTGGAGGGCCCTCAGCCTGTCGACCGACTTCGACGGGCTGGCTCCTTTTTCCGAGTCACCGGTGGCGAAGCTCGCCAAGCCAGGGAGGGGCTGA
- a CDS encoding AraC family transcriptional regulator, with the protein MSADFVPVPSVLLDRFAALGVDVERLLRHAGLVPSRFQPPRAKLSTREFFAFWRAVEEVGGSQDLGLRVGAEALPHQFDVASLAALHSPTLGDALRKFARYKLLVCGEQVSVEAVEGEARIRFHWVHVEESLPMMLVDATFASILALARRGFGGPLLPRRVELARRRAGESALRRHFGSDVRFDAPIDLLVIEEAALARPFVTHNADLLAVMVPGLEAQLSEQRTSRSVADDARAILSRRMCGERPSIGKLAKEMHMSQRTLQRRLGEFGTTYQSLLDDVRRDTARRLLANTELDAGEVAFLLGFEELNSFSRAFHAWEGVTPTRWRESGRRHAWHT; encoded by the coding sequence TTGTCCGCGGACTTCGTTCCCGTGCCGAGCGTCTTGCTTGACCGGTTCGCCGCCCTGGGTGTGGATGTGGAGCGCCTGCTTCGCCACGCGGGGCTCGTGCCTTCCCGGTTTCAACCCCCGAGGGCCAAGCTCTCCACGCGAGAGTTCTTCGCGTTCTGGCGCGCGGTGGAGGAGGTCGGCGGCAGCCAGGATCTCGGGTTGAGGGTGGGGGCCGAGGCGTTGCCGCATCAATTCGATGTCGCATCGCTGGCGGCGCTCCACTCGCCGACCCTGGGGGACGCGCTCAGGAAGTTCGCGCGTTACAAGCTCCTCGTTTGTGGGGAGCAGGTGTCCGTCGAGGCGGTGGAGGGGGAGGCGAGGATCCGGTTTCACTGGGTGCACGTCGAAGAGTCACTCCCGATGATGCTCGTCGACGCGACGTTTGCCTCCATTCTTGCCCTGGCGCGCCGGGGCTTTGGGGGGCCTCTTCTTCCGCGACGGGTCGAATTGGCGAGGCGCCGGGCGGGCGAGAGCGCCCTCCGGCGGCATTTCGGGAGCGACGTTCGCTTCGACGCGCCGATCGATCTCCTGGTCATTGAGGAGGCGGCGCTTGCGAGGCCCTTTGTGACGCACAACGCCGACCTGCTCGCAGTGATGGTGCCGGGGTTGGAAGCCCAACTGAGTGAGCAGCGGACGTCGCGTTCGGTGGCCGACGATGCGAGGGCGATTCTGAGCCGCCGCATGTGCGGTGAGCGCCCCAGCATCGGGAAGCTGGCCAAGGAGATGCACATGAGCCAGCGCACCCTTCAGCGCAGGCTCGGAGAGTTTGGAACGACGTATCAGAGCCTGCTGGATGACGTTCGCAGGGACACCGCGCGCCGGCTGCTGGCCAACACCGAACTCGACGCGGGAGAAGTCGCCTTCCTCCTGGGCTTCGAGGAGCTGAACTCTTTTTCACGCGCGTTTCACGCCTGGGAAGGGGTGACGCCGACGCGCTGGCGCGAGTCGGGGCGTCGGCACGCCTGGCATACCTGA
- a CDS encoding glycoside hydrolase family 15 protein, whose amino-acid sequence MSSTFTMMGQRGPARAKRRPCRGLMLLAGLLLVGCASSKRSIAPGHPGAPALWTPANKAGFGTARSAASRVWYTLGSRGDLTEVYYPTLSTPSVRELRFVVSDGRTFAELESEATEHRVELADPRSLTFRQVNTARSGRYRLTKTYVTDPERHVVLIGVRFESLSGEPYSLHVVYDPSLSNDGMDDVGTSQEGALLASDGTSASALLAAPALTRTSSGYLGVSDGWSDLQDNFQQDWAYASAAPGNVVQTAQLEVDGRDRQQVTLALGFGTTPDEARVAARDSLASGFEQVAERYAAGWHGYLDGLPRAPASAQPWQVTYDVSLMVLAASEDKTYRGAYIASPSMPWVWGTGDLERPSGPYHLVWSRDLYQVATALLAAGDRPGAERALDHLFQVQQKPDGSFPQNAEVSGKPRWTSLQLDEVALPIVLAWQLGRADAATYTGHIQKAADFLVANGPVSPQERWENQGGYSPGTIAAEIAGLICAADLARRNRDTASAVRYESTADSWQRQVDAWTLTSNGPLAPHPYYLRITKDGNPNAGTSYSLGDGGPAAVDQRHVVDTSFLELVRLGVKPANHPAIVQTLPVVDAQLQVQTPQGPLWHRYDFDGYGETREGGEWVISEPGTGQTLGRAWPLFAGERGEYALAAGQPADGYLATMAGSGSEGYMLPEQVWDGRPPTGQPGFVAGKGTFSATPLTWTHAQFIRLAWSIQVGYPIAQPTVVACRYTGICQR is encoded by the coding sequence ATGTCTTCCACATTCACGATGATGGGCCAGAGAGGTCCGGCGCGCGCCAAACGCAGACCCTGTCGCGGGCTCATGCTCCTGGCGGGGCTGCTGCTGGTGGGCTGCGCCAGCTCCAAGCGATCGATCGCCCCAGGACACCCCGGTGCCCCTGCCCTCTGGACCCCCGCGAACAAGGCTGGCTTCGGCACCGCGCGCAGCGCGGCAAGCCGGGTCTGGTACACGCTGGGCTCACGCGGAGACCTCACGGAAGTCTATTACCCGACCCTCAGCACCCCGAGCGTGAGGGAGCTGCGCTTCGTGGTCTCCGACGGCCGCACCTTCGCCGAGCTGGAATCCGAGGCCACCGAGCACCGTGTCGAGCTCGCGGACCCACGCAGCCTCACCTTCCGTCAGGTGAACACGGCCCGCTCCGGCAGGTACCGCCTCACCAAGACCTACGTGACGGACCCAGAGCGGCACGTGGTGCTCATCGGCGTGCGCTTCGAGTCCCTCTCCGGTGAGCCCTACTCGCTTCATGTGGTGTACGACCCGTCGCTGTCCAACGATGGGATGGATGACGTTGGCACGAGCCAGGAGGGTGCGCTGCTCGCATCCGATGGAACCTCCGCGAGCGCCCTGCTGGCGGCCCCTGCCCTGACGCGGACATCGAGCGGCTACCTGGGCGTGAGCGATGGCTGGAGCGATCTCCAGGACAACTTTCAGCAAGACTGGGCGTACGCCTCGGCGGCCCCCGGCAACGTGGTGCAGACGGCCCAGTTGGAGGTGGACGGGCGAGACCGCCAGCAGGTGACGCTCGCGCTCGGGTTTGGCACCACCCCAGACGAGGCCCGCGTGGCCGCCCGGGATTCGCTGGCCTCGGGCTTCGAGCAGGTGGCGGAGCGGTACGCCGCGGGCTGGCATGGCTACCTCGACGGGCTGCCCCGCGCTCCAGCGAGCGCGCAGCCGTGGCAGGTGACCTATGACGTCTCGCTGATGGTGCTGGCGGCCTCGGAGGACAAGACCTACAGGGGGGCCTACATTGCCTCGCCCAGCATGCCGTGGGTCTGGGGCACTGGGGACCTGGAGCGGCCCTCCGGCCCCTACCACCTCGTCTGGTCCCGCGACCTGTATCAGGTCGCCACCGCGCTGCTGGCCGCGGGAGATCGGCCGGGGGCGGAGCGCGCGTTGGACCATCTCTTCCAGGTCCAGCAGAAACCGGACGGCTCCTTCCCTCAGAACGCCGAGGTGAGTGGAAAGCCGCGCTGGACCAGCCTGCAGCTCGATGAGGTGGCGCTTCCCATCGTGCTGGCCTGGCAGCTCGGCCGGGCCGACGCGGCGACGTACACCGGGCACATCCAGAAGGCGGCGGACTTCCTGGTGGCCAACGGCCCCGTCTCCCCACAAGAGCGCTGGGAGAACCAGGGCGGCTACTCACCTGGAACGATCGCGGCGGAGATCGCGGGGCTCATCTGTGCCGCCGACCTCGCGCGCCGCAACAGAGACACCGCCTCCGCCGTGCGCTACGAGTCCACCGCGGATTCCTGGCAGCGGCAGGTGGACGCCTGGACGCTCACGAGCAACGGCCCGCTGGCGCCGCATCCTTATTACCTGCGGATCACCAAGGATGGGAACCCGAATGCCGGAACCTCTTACTCGCTGGGGGATGGCGGCCCTGCCGCCGTGGACCAACGGCACGTGGTGGACACGAGCTTCCTCGAGCTGGTGCGGCTGGGCGTGAAGCCGGCGAACCACCCGGCCATCGTGCAGACCCTGCCGGTGGTGGACGCCCAGCTCCAGGTCCAGACGCCCCAGGGGCCGCTCTGGCACCGGTATGACTTCGACGGCTACGGCGAGACGCGCGAGGGCGGTGAGTGGGTGATCAGCGAGCCCGGCACCGGACAAACCCTCGGGAGGGCCTGGCCCCTCTTCGCGGGCGAGCGGGGAGAGTACGCGCTCGCCGCCGGGCAGCCCGCGGACGGGTATCTCGCCACGATGGCGGGCTCGGGCAGCGAGGGGTACATGCTGCCCGAGCAGGTCTGGGATGGGCGGCCTCCCACCGGCCAGCCCGGCTTCGTGGCGGGAAAGGGGACGTTCTCCGCCACCCCCCTCACCTGGACGCATGCCCAGTTCATTCGCTTGGCCTGGTCCATCCAGGTGGGCTACCCCATCGCGCAACCCACCGTGGTGGCCTGCCGCTACACGGGCATCTGCCAGCGGTAG
- a CDS encoding aldehyde dehydrogenase family protein, translating to MLAERYPYYLANRPRQPNAALAVTDKYTGETVTHVALADADAVEQAIAAAALAAGPMRRLAPYVRQEVLEHCVRRFHERAEEFALALCIEAGKPLRDARGEVTRLIETFKAAAGEAVRGGGELLNLEVSPRTAGYRGFTQRVPIGPCSFITPFNFPLNLVAHKVAPAIAAGCPFVLKPSDRTPVSALLMAEVLAETALPEGAFSVLPVRLEDIGPFIEDDRLKLLSFTGSEKVGWDLKVRAGRKKVVLELGGNAACVVDRDQGDRLDFVADRIALGAFFQAGQSCISVQRVLVHEELYGALRERLIARARALRPGNPREESTTLGPMIDEPAARRLEGWIAQAVGRGARILTGGGRRGALLDATVLEGVPEDEPLSAEEAFGPVVLLQPFHTFDDALRAVNGGRYGLQAGLFTRDLSRTLKAWDELEVGGVIVGDVPSFRVDTMPYGGVKGSGLGREGVKYAMEDMTEPRLLVLRQE from the coding sequence ATGCTGGCTGAACGATACCCGTATTACCTGGCCAACCGGCCACGACAGCCCAACGCGGCGCTGGCCGTGACCGACAAGTACACCGGCGAGACCGTGACGCATGTGGCCCTCGCGGACGCCGACGCCGTGGAGCAAGCCATCGCCGCCGCGGCCCTCGCGGCAGGCCCGATGCGCCGGCTGGCACCGTATGTCCGGCAGGAAGTGCTCGAGCACTGCGTCCGCCGTTTTCATGAGCGGGCCGAGGAATTCGCGCTCGCCCTCTGCATCGAGGCGGGCAAGCCCCTGCGCGACGCCCGGGGCGAAGTGACGCGGCTCATCGAGACCTTCAAGGCGGCGGCCGGGGAAGCCGTGCGGGGGGGAGGCGAACTCCTGAACTTGGAGGTGTCACCGCGCACGGCCGGCTACCGGGGATTCACCCAGCGCGTCCCCATTGGCCCATGCTCCTTCATCACCCCCTTCAACTTCCCGCTCAACCTGGTGGCGCACAAGGTGGCCCCCGCCATTGCCGCGGGATGTCCCTTCGTGCTCAAGCCCTCGGACCGCACGCCGGTGAGCGCGCTGCTCATGGCGGAAGTGCTCGCCGAAACGGCCCTCCCCGAAGGCGCCTTCTCGGTCCTCCCGGTGCGATTGGAAGACATCGGGCCGTTCATCGAGGATGACCGGCTCAAGCTGCTCTCCTTCACCGGCTCGGAAAAGGTGGGATGGGACCTCAAGGTGCGGGCTGGCCGCAAGAAGGTGGTTCTCGAGCTGGGTGGCAACGCGGCCTGCGTGGTGGACCGCGATCAAGGCGACCGGCTGGACTTCGTCGCGGACCGGATTGCCCTTGGCGCCTTCTTCCAGGCGGGGCAGAGCTGCATCTCGGTGCAGCGCGTGCTCGTGCACGAGGAGCTGTATGGCGCTTTGCGCGAACGGCTCATCGCACGGGCGCGGGCACTGCGCCCCGGAAACCCCCGGGAGGAATCCACCACCTTGGGGCCCATGATCGACGAGCCCGCCGCGCGCCGGCTGGAAGGATGGATTGCACAGGCAGTAGGACGCGGGGCACGGATCCTGACCGGAGGGGGGCGCCGCGGAGCCCTGCTTGACGCCACCGTGCTGGAGGGCGTCCCCGAGGATGAGCCGTTGTCTGCCGAAGAGGCATTCGGTCCGGTCGTGCTCCTCCAGCCTTTCCACACGTTCGACGACGCACTCCGTGCGGTGAATGGCGGGCGCTATGGATTGCAGGCGGGCCTCTTCACCCGCGACCTGTCACGAACCCTGAAGGCCTGGGACGAGTTGGAGGTCGGGGGCGTCATCGTGGGAGACGTGCCGAGCTTCCGCGTCGATACGATGCCCTACGGCGGCGTGAAGGGCTCAGGCTTGGGGCGTGAAGGCGTGAAGTACGCCATGGAGGACATGACCGAGCCAAGGCTGCTCGTCCTGCGCCAAGAATGA
- a CDS encoding SRPBCC family protein, with the protein MLGTPSPSSTADREIVLSRVVDAPRELVFDAWTDPVHVEQWWGPEGFSTRVHQMEVKPGGMWRFLLTGPDGTEFPNRITYREVTRPERLVYRHDSDVDDDPMAFEVTVTFEAQGQKTRLTMRSVFLSAQACEKVKSFGAVALGQQTLAKLDAFVQRPR; encoded by the coding sequence ATGCTTGGTACCCCCTCACCGAGTTCCACCGCCGATCGAGAGATTGTTCTCTCCCGTGTGGTGGATGCCCCGCGCGAGTTGGTGTTTGACGCATGGACGGACCCAGTCCATGTGGAGCAATGGTGGGGCCCGGAGGGCTTCTCCACCCGGGTGCACCAGATGGAGGTGAAGCCAGGGGGGATGTGGCGCTTCCTGCTCACCGGACCCGATGGCACCGAGTTCCCGAATCGAATCACCTACCGGGAGGTGACGCGTCCCGAGCGGCTGGTGTACCGGCACGACTCTGACGTGGACGACGATCCGATGGCGTTCGAGGTCACCGTGACCTTCGAGGCTCAGGGCCAGAAGACCCGGCTCACCATGCGCTCCGTCTTCCTCTCCGCACAGGCTTGCGAGAAGGTGAAGTCGTTCGGGGCGGTGGCGCTCGGCCAGCAGACGCTCGCCAAGCTCGACGCGTTCGTGCAGCGTCCGCGCTGA
- a CDS encoding ArsR/SmtB family transcription factor has product MQTDPLSLTFAALADPTRRAILARLSKGEAAVTELAAPFDISLPAVTKHLKVLERAGLITRSREAQWRPCTLAAAPLREVSDWVEQYREHWEQRLDRLESYLKTLQANQKQPDEVKKGRRR; this is encoded by the coding sequence ATGCAGACCGATCCCTTGTCCCTGACGTTCGCCGCGCTTGCCGACCCGACCCGGCGGGCGATCCTTGCCCGGCTGTCGAAGGGCGAGGCGGCGGTCACCGAGCTGGCAGCTCCCTTCGACATCAGCCTCCCGGCGGTGACCAAGCACCTCAAGGTGCTGGAGCGGGCGGGGCTGATTACCCGGAGCCGGGAGGCGCAGTGGCGGCCGTGCACGCTGGCGGCGGCACCGCTGCGCGAGGTCTCCGATTGGGTCGAGCAATACCGTGAGCATTGGGAGCAGCGGCTCGACCGGTTGGAGTCGTACCTCAAGACCTTGCAGGCGAATCAGAAGCAGCCCGACGAAGTGAAGAAAGGACGTCGACGATGA